The region ATGAATGACCTGGTCATAGGTCAGAACACTAGACCTCAAACGGCCCCAGTTAAGTGTTACATTACAGTATCACACTGTAAACACCGATAGCTAGCAACTGTTAAGACAGAGTTgctaggtctagagagatggctcagtggttaagaacgctgcctgctcttccaggagtcctgagttcagttcccagcaaccacatggtgacccacacgcatctatagtgtgatctgatgccctcttctgtagattaaaaacaaacaaacaaacaaaagccaggcatggtggtggcccatgcctttaatcccagcacttgggaggcggaggcaagtggatcactgtgagttcgaggccagcctggtctacaaagtgagtgtagaacagccaaggctacacagagaaactctgtcttgggggggggggggcggaaaaaaaaagacagggttgcTAGCTGTTCAGGGGTTCTCAGCACATCTCACCTCCATATAGTCAATACTCAGGGGTGCCCCCTCAAGGCCAGCTGCCCTATGCTTGctgagctgttgttgttgttggtggtggtggtggtggtagttttctgagacagggtttctttgtgtagccctggctgtcctggactagctttgtggaccaggctggactcgaacccAAGCCGGGTTTGCTTGCTGACTTTTTGGCTTGCCATCCTTGCCACTTTTCTCTCTATTCCAAGGTCTACATATCAAAACTCACCACTGGGTGGTGAGCAgcccagcaggtaaaagcacttgccagagaagcctggagacctgagtttccAAGTGAAAGTAGACatccaactccacaaagttgtcctttgacctccacacatgcatggtagcaagtgtgcatgtgtgttctctgtgtagcctggactgtcctggactcaacttgtagaccaggctggccttgaactcacagagatcctcctgcctctgcctcctgaatgctggattacaggcgtgcgccaatGCGCCCTGgtgaaacatgcctttaatctcagcactcagaagacagaggcaggtggatctctaaggtttctaggccagcccagtctacacagtgaaaccctgtctcaaaactgaaaatacacccaagcaaacaacaacaacagctcatCCCTACTGGGTTTCCCTAGGCTTTGTGGAGCCAAAGCACTGTGCAGAAGCCCGGCTTTGCTTTCTGGTCTTGTGTGGCAGAGATATCACCTTTGCAATCTTGTCACATAGGAGGTCTTGATAAAAGGAACTGTGGTGAAATGAACAAATGGAGGAAAAACTATAGACCCCTCCAGATCTCACTTGCCCAGGCTGCTTGCAGCCACTGCACCACACACAGGCTGACACCTGAGACCTGTCTTTAAGTTTCCTTCTCATAGGTGCGGCCCAAGACAAGGGTCCCTGCGTGAAGGATCCCTTCTGATAAAAAGACTTcactcagctgggcgtggtggcgcacgcctctgatcccagcactcaggaggcagaggcagggggattgctgtgagttggaggccagcctggtctataaagtgagtccaggttagtcagggctacacagagaaactctgtctcaaaccccccccccaaaataaaaaataaaataaaataaaaaagaagaagaaagaaagaaaaaagaaagacttcacTCTTCTCTCACGCAAACCATGCCTTGAGAAGCAGGGGTTTGGGGGAGGCATGAGGAGTTAGCTCAATTGGTGCAGTACTCGGTATGCACACAGCTCTGGCTTTGGTTTAATTCCCAGTGCCACATAAATCAGGGTATGGTGGTAGATCCCTATAGTCCTGGCTCTAAGGAGAGGAAGGCAAGCAGATTAAGACTTTAAAAgtttgccgggcggtggtggcacacatctttaatcgcagcacttgggaggcagaggcaggtggatctctgggagttccaagccagcctggtctacagagcaagttctaggacatctagagctattacacagagaaatcctgtcttggtgGCAGGGGGGAAGACTTTCAAAGTTCAAAATCAACTTCAGTtacacagtaagtttgaggcttgctacatgagaccttgtttcaaaaagaaagaatgaaagcaaaAAACCCACACTCCGACCTCCTTTCTGGttaaaaaaactttatttccAGAAGCAAAATTGCTTTTGACACGAAATTCAAGGGACAGGCCGATGTCAGGAAGCCCACCTTTCTGGGGTCTACCTTATTAAGACTAACTcccctgaaagctctagaacttCTACCAGGGCCTAGAAGCGACACAGCCTAGATTCCCACTCTCGAGGCCCCACCTGTGGAAACTCTAGGCTTGAACAAGTGTTACTCTGACCTTAGACTTTGTGTCCCAACTTCCTTCCCTTTTACACCCTCCACACACTATTTCCACAGGAAAGAGCCAGTGTGCCTCTGGAGAGGCGTTTCCATGGGAAACGGGAAAAGCAGAGAGGATTTGTGGGTGGGCTCTGCTTCCTCATAGCCGGCAGAGCCGCTCCACCTCTGCCTCACAGTCATAGAACTTCTCAAAGAGCTCTGGGGAGGTACTGTTGCATTCCAGCCACCTCCTCAGAGTGCACAGTGCCCTCAGGGCATCGGCTTTGGTGGGCAGGGCCTCAAAGCcatcttcttccctcccactgtCTTCAGTACCCGTCTCCTCTTTGCATACCCCAGGCTCTGGGTCCTCATCCTCCAGGTCCACAAAGTGGGAAAActcctctgggctcagcccaCTAGGGACTGGTGACATCTCAGTGTCTTTGTCCAGGGACAGCTGTGTTTTGCCCGGAGCAAGCCCTTCCTGAATGAAACTGCTCAAAATGAGCCGAGGAGGTACCTTGGCCCAAGCTGCAGCCACCATATGCAGAGCATCCAAAACTGTGATGCTGGCCCTGGCCTCAGCCAGTGAGGCATCCCCTTTCCCGCTCTGCGTGGCAGCCAGTTTGCTCAGCAGACGGTGACGGTAATGGGCCTTAAAGGCCAGAATCACAGAACCAGGCAGAGAAGGTGTGGTGCCAgcggcagagagaggcaggaggcacaCGTGGTGGAGCCCGGGAGGGCTGGTCCATCCCTCTGCCACTCTGGCAGCCAGCAGCAAGGCTACCCGTCGGCCCTGTTGTCCCATGTCCTGGTCAAACTGTGCCAGCCACTCTGACCAGGGGATTGCTAGGTCCGGGTGATAAGAGGCAGGTAGTGCGTCACTGTTGACCCCAAAGAAGCATCTTGGGGCAACCTGGAGCCCACCCACAAATACTTTTCGCTTTTCTGTGCCTCTGCTGTTGGCACACAGCAGTACCTGCAACCGGTCACATTGAAACACTCTGCCGGGCACTGCCCGGTAAAACAAGGGCACTTCAGCGCAGCCAAAAACATCTTCCGGTGAGAAGTCCTTAAGAGAAAGAGGTGGCTGGGCCTGGGATGGAGGCCCCGAGGGAGGTGGTTCAGGGGGCAACAGAGGGACGAGGACCTGGCGGGACCCAAAGCCCACATTGTTTCGGCGTTTCCAGCGGACAAGCCAGCCGATGCTGGGCACAAAATCCTGGCCCATGATATCAGCCAGTTCCTTCGCCTTGTGGAGCAGCATGGGCCCAGTGACGTCCCAGGCCTTGGCTCGGGCAATGTGGTACCAACAGAGCAGAGCTTCGTCAATCCCACTGTACTTGGACTCACGCTTGCGCTTGCGCTCGTGGTTGGCCGTGCCACTGCACCAGTCTGCCAGCAGCTTCTCCTTATTCTTGCAGATACGTGAGATCTGGGGCTGGGAGACCCGGAAGCGCCGGGCCACCTCTGACTGGGACATCTTAGACTCGTCCAAGAGTTCCAGCACCTGGATCTTCTCAGCCAGGGACAGGGCATGAAGCTTCTTCTTGGTGTTCAACTCCATGACTTCCCGCGAACCtgctgggggaggaaaggagagggagccATAGGCTGAGGGTAGGAGGGACGGAAGAGTACAACACACACGAGGACAGGGCAGTCAGCGGGAAGGCAGATCAGCTGAAAGAGAAAGGGGCTGGCCAGGCTGAGAGAAGAGAGGGCTAGACCCCATCGGAAGACTGCCAGGACAGAGCCAGCAGGGGGTCTCtggtcagaggcagagggagttgGTATTGAGAGGCTGGGGTTTGGTATTGATGGGGTGGAAGGCTGACTAGAAGCCAAGGACAACCAGGAGATTGCTGTGGAGACAACAAAGGAGCAACAACAGGCCTAGGGCTGAGGCTGAGTGAGGCAGGTGCAGGGGACAGTCAGGGTGCCAGGAAGAAGACCTGAGAGGAGACGGGGAGGAGGGCCGGGGTTGAATTTTGATGAGGCTATGCCATGGAGGCGGGTGGTGAACTGAACGGCCAGAGTTGAGGAGAACAGGTGAGATGGTACAGATGACAAAGCCAGATGGCTAGGGTCTGAAGGCGCTAGTCCAGTTTGGTGCTGGCGAGGTGACGTGGTGAGGCTCGTCAACGGTCCAGCTTGAAGGGAAGTGAAGGGCACGGTCGAGAGTGAAGATGCCAAGGCGACAAAGGGCGACAGGGTGAGGAGGCTGAGGGCGGCAAAAAGGGGAGGAGTGTCCTCTGCCTGCCTGGTGGTATCCTGGAGAGATTATCTGAGAGCAGCGAGCAGCGGCCGGGACGCAGGCTGTCCCCAGAGCTGGGCTGTGCGCCCCGGCTCGCCCCGCTTTGACCCTTAGTCAGTCGGCTAAACTGACCCCAGGCGTCGACCCAGccagcccgcccgcccgcccggccTCTCGCTCCGCACCCACCTCCAGGAGCCGTCCCGCGGCTCCAGTCCCTGCCCCAGCCAGGCTCCCGGGCCTCGGTGTGCTAGGCTACAGCAGAACCAGAGAGGGACGGGCGCCGCGACCCCGAGGGCAGAGCGCGCCGCGGGGCTGCTCGGACGGCGGGCGCGCGCACATCGGTACCCAGAGCGCGCCACCCGAGCCGGGCGGTCTCACGGCTGGGAAAGCCGCGGCTCGGCCCCTTCGCAGCCCCGCCTCGACAATCCTGATTAGCCATCAACTGCAACTTGTCCCGCCTTCGGCTGCTTCTGATTGGACGTTGTGGAAGTAGCGGATTGTCGGCCCTTTGTGGGAGGAGATTCCTGCGGGTAGGAGCGGGAGTCTGAGCAAAGGTCCGGCGGGGACGACCTGGCCTTACGCCTCTCTCTCGCGGACCGACCAGCGTGCCAAGGCGGTGACCCAAGGTGGCTTCGCCCCATCCCCATGAGGTACCAAACTGGCATACCGGTCCACCCGGAGAAAATGAACGGATGTAAGCTTTAAGTCACAAAAACTAGTTACCATGGACAGCCTGGCCTCCGGTCTCGCCAACCAGCTACCTAACATACAGATGGcaagaaaacttatttttaaaatcagttttggTGCCTCACAGCAAGATCTAAATTCCTTTGTTAGTTATTTCCCTCCTTGGTGACATTTGGGTTTGAACTAGGTGTAGATAAGTTAACCTCCCTGTCCTTTAAGCTGCCAGGACCctacttttctctcctttccatcGGACATCTACTGATTTACCAGCAGATGAAGTCAGTGTCTCCAAGTGTCGTTTCCTGCAAACCTACTATTTCCTCTTAAATCTATTTTAGTGGTCGCATTTGCACATCTTTTTTGGCCCTCAAGACTCCTCAGTTGCCAAGGATAACTGCCTGGCTTAAATAGCGGGACAGGCAGTGCACATCTCAGAACCCAGCCAGAACATTCCTGCTGGTTTAGCAATCAGCAACAATGACTTCAGGAtgttctagaaaaaaatgaagacacttaagatgactttattattttttttaaagatttatttatttactatgtatccagtgctctgcctgtatgtacacctgcacatcagaagtaggcacccagatctcattatagatggttgtgagcctccatgtggttgctgggaattgaactctggacctctggaagaacagacagtgctcttaacctctgagccatccctccagccctattatttatttatgttgagacaaggtttctgtgtcccactgactgtcctagactccctttgtagaccaggctggcctcgaactcacaaaaatcctcctgcctctgcttcccgagtgttgggattaaaggcatgcgctgccactaCCTGGCTGACCTGTTAAGTATTTAACtgaatctttatatatatttaaaaaacaaaacaaaacatgccaggcatggtagcctgtaatcccagcatttcaggaGGGCGAGgcaggatcacaagtttgaggccatcctaggctataCAGCAGACAAAACAGTATCAAATgcctgtgtttatgtgcatgagtgcttgtggttatatgcttttaaaaagttatgtgtgTAGGTACACACATGTGATGGTACTAGTATGGAAATAAGAGAAcaactttggggttttttttgtttgtttttccctttcttgttGAGGCAGGCTTTTGCTGTGTGGCATATTCCAACCCATTTGGCTGTTAGGCTTCCAGCAgattctgtctccacctccatgtCCCTCTAGGAGCACTGGGATAAAAGACACACAAGGGAGACCTCTAAGATCTGCCCTGCGAAGGAGAGCAGATGATGTGGGCTCATCCAACCATTGACCCAAGTCTCTGAATAAAgttctaacaaaaaaaaaaagacgcacaAGGAAGCATCCAGCTTATCTGGGACGCAGGGACAGAATTCAGGTAGTCAGGCTTACACTCAAAGTGCTTTTACTGGCTGAGCTATCATCATTTAGTTAACATAGAATCTCAAAATGGGGCTGGCTGGTGACATAGCTCAGCGTTCCACAGGAGACCAAagttcaggagctggagagatggcacagccatTAAGAGCCTaggatgttcttccaaaggtcttagaTTTTATTCCCcacacccatatggtggctcaaaaccatctttaactccagttccatgctATCTCATGTacttggtacacagacatacatgcaggcaaaactctcattgaaaacaaaacaaagatcagGCATAgtagcacgcctttaattccagcactcaggaggcagaggcaggcggatctctgtgagttcaaggccagcctggtctacaaagagagtccaggacagccaagactacacagagagaccctgtctcagaaaaccaaaaccaaacaaaaaaaaacagtgttcAGTTGTTAGCATCCATGCCAGAGGCTCAAACTGCATGTAATttcagctctaggggatctgatacccacctctggcctctacactactgtgcacacacccatataaattttttccccttaaaaacaaacaaaaaaaaaaacccccaaaaaaaaaccaaaacaacaacaacaaacaaaacaaaacagaaaaaaacccaggatctcctgggctggagagatggctcagtggtaacactggctactcttccagaggtcccaagtccAAGTCCCAACAACCACCTTTAATGGAatttgattccctcttctggtgtccatgaaaacagagcactcatataaataaaatactaaaaacaaaaaacagatctCCCTAtgtagcatggctgtcctggaacttgctctgtacaccaacctggccttgagctcagagatccacctgtctctgtctcctgagtgttgggattaaaggactgtgccaTTGCCAGCACACATCAATTCATACTCAAATGAGCTACCTAAGATCCACTATGTAACATCAAAGTACTAGTTTGGCTGGAGAAACTCACTGTCTGCACAGAAGCACCGTGGGAATGCTGGAAGGCTCCTGTGGACAGCTCTGGCCCTGGAGCTTTGCATTACTGCAGGCAATGAAAGGTACTTCTTTCTGATGACAAGATTTGAAGTTactctcctcctggctgcccGTATCACCTGTCCAAAAGCTTTCCTTGTTCTGTGACATTGGTTTGTCTGTGTGGAGATGGGTGAGCAGGTGGGTACATGCACCAATGTAGGTGACGGAGGCAGCCACAGAAGATTCAGGTCCCCCTGGAGTTGgcgctacaggcagttgtgagccacctgactagAGTGTTGATAACtgaacttggtcctctgcaaaaacagtgaGCATTCCTCCtccctgctgagctacctctccagggcCTGCTTCAATACCTTTGAATGTACACCACAGGCTTCTGGGCCCATGCTAACTAAGCCACTGACCTGACAAGGCCACAGGCTTGCCACACCT is a window of Acomys russatus chromosome 5, mAcoRus1.1, whole genome shotgun sequence DNA encoding:
- the Tigd3 gene encoding tigger transposable element-derived protein 3; translated protein: MELNTKKKLHALSLAEKIQVLELLDESKMSQSEVARRFRVSQPQISRICKNKEKLLADWCSGTANHERKRKRESKYSGIDEALLCWYHIARAKAWDVTGPMLLHKAKELADIMGQDFVPSIGWLVRWKRRNNVGFGSRQVLVPLLPPEPPPSGPPSQAQPPLSLKDFSPEDVFGCAEVPLFYRAVPGRVFQCDRLQVLLCANSRGTEKRKVFVGGLQVAPRCFFGVNSDALPASYHPDLAIPWSEWLAQFDQDMGQQGRRVALLLAARVAEGWTSPPGLHHVCLLPLSAAGTTPSLPGSVILAFKAHYRHRLLSKLAATQSGKGDASLAEARASITVLDALHMVAAAWAKVPPRLILSSFIQEGLAPGKTQLSLDKDTEMSPVPSGLSPEEFSHFVDLEDEDPEPGVCKEETGTEDSGREEDGFEALPTKADALRALCTLRRWLECNSTSPELFEKFYDCEAEVERLCRL